A stretch of DNA from Cheilinus undulatus linkage group 7, ASM1832078v1, whole genome shotgun sequence:
aaACTTTTCAATGACCTTGCCTctgttgcttggagtgttcttttgtcttcatggtgtaatggtagccaggaatactgattaaccagtgactggaccttcaagacAAAAGTGTCTTCATACTACAGTCGGtttagacacattcactacactcagatgatccccatttcaatAATTGTGAGACAGCTAGCacctggctggacctctgtagaattaggtcagtcactttagaaAGTGGAACATAGGCATTAGCTGTGGTGGTTTTCAtttctctgggttttattttggtttaattgTGGCAATTTCCTGTTCCGCTGTCGTGGTTTTGGTGTCTAACTTCACTGTGCTATCCTTGAGGCTCCCTTCCCCTCTGTGAGTGCTGAGGTTGATTGGCCGCACCTGATTCTAAAATCCTGAGCTACATCACTGTTGGTGTgccaaaaataacatttaagaAGGCATTTCAAACAACTCAAGCTAACTCTGATATTACACTCCCACTTTTGCTTCCAGCGTTTGCTGCTAGATTATTTTGGGAAGGACCCCGCACCATTATTATGTGTTCATACAGAGCAAGAGATCAGCATCACCAGCAGTGGGACAGATTtcaggcaaaaagaaaaaggcatttGCAGATGCAGAGACTGTAAAGGCATATGTACGAATATTCAAAATAGTTTGTTTGATTGAActtatacatttaaaagaaaaacacatttacatgacCTTGACAAGGTCCAAAGCTTTCTAAATCAGAAAGCTGCAGCTGAATGCTTTTTAGCTGCAATGTTTCATTTGTGTCACAAGGAGGCAGTGTTGCCTTTCTTTAATTTAACTCATTCTCAAAGAATACAAAGGTGACAACTAAACACAGAGTGAGCATCAGTTTATTTTTGAAAGATAGTAAatattaaacagattttttttctcattgtatCCAGTTAGAAACCGATATGCACAAATCAGTCATTTAATAAACTGTTCTCATGTGGAATATTGTTGGATACACAAAACAGTTGGCTTATTGGTTTAAACCACAttaatctgttttcatgatTGGCCTCTAAGCAGTCAAGTTCTTGGTTCTTccagcaaaaaaaataaaaaaataaaaaaataacatgtcaCTTCTGACAATTTATGCAAGGCAgctcatttaaattcaatttgaTGACCAAACTTTGAAAGCAGGCTCATTTAAGTcattaaagctttttttccatATGCAAGCGAGTTTAGCATcaactgaaaaaataactgTGAATCAAAATAGCATGATTTACACAGAAGCTTTCCGAGCACGTTTTACAGTTGCATCGATCCAGCTTTTATAGTCAGGTATCTTGGTGTAAGTACAAAAAAGCAGTGGTCCGTTCTCCCCCTCACGGACTCCAGCGGACACCACCCCGTATGCTTTCCCTTCACACACCAGTGGACCTCCAGAGTCTccctaaaaacacaaacacagttttCATTGATTAAGAGTAATGTGAGAACTTTGTTGATTCATGTTATGTAACAAACTGTACGTACCTCTCGTGGTCCAGGTTGTACTTTGGAGCAGTACACCATCCTCTTTTTACACACCTCCTTTTCAATCAGTGTGACATTGACCTCCATGAGGATGGGAGAATTATGTTCGCTGTTAGGTTCGTTTCGTCCCCACCCTGCGACCGAGCAGGACTGTGGCAGATGGCCGTCATCTCCACCCGCGAGGGGAATGGGTTTCACCATTTCACTGTATTTCACCTCGGAGCTCAGCTTTTGGGACAGAGAgatgaaaatatatttcaaatgCATGACTATCAATTTGAGTTTAGTACAGAGATTTCCTTACCTTAAGAAGCATTACGTCATGTGTGTATTCAGTAGGATTGTAGTCTTTATGTGGGAACGCTTGTTCCACTGACACTTTCTGGACCCCGTTTTGCTCATGAAAATTGTGAAGTCCTAAGAGGACTGTGTAGGACCTGGAAAGAACAAAGAAGCAAAGTAGGCTATGCTAAAAGGTATAATctaattagtttgttttttttttcctatggAGAGCAATGTATTTGCAAAGGAAGGAAAATGTGTGGCATTTTTAGCTGGCTGGAAATGAATACTGATGCATCTCTATGAccctcaaaaacaaacaaaacaatcaacatgaagattattttattaacttaTTCATATACAACATGATACAAAGACaactttatttttccataaatGATATGTTTGACTGTTAAAGTTGTCTTATAGGTATCACTAAAAGTGTGTGAGTTGAGTTACTTGTTGGATAAAGCATGTGTGAAAAGTCACCTGTCTTGGCAGTGTGCTGCTGTCATGACAAAGTCCTCGTTCAGAAGGAAGCCTCCGCAGGTCATTTTACTGTCCCACGTCTGCACAAGCACCATGTAAGGCCTGCTGTGTGGTGCAGCCTTTCGTCCTCCAATGATTCTTCCTGCATAAACTATAAAATAGACATACTGAGTTTACATACTGAAATGTATGTGCTCACCAAAGTAGACTTACTGTGTTTCAACATTCGTCTAAATTCactaccccatcatgacaacatgaaaacactgaaaacactgtaaatttagctcaggttcctcctctttctcctccacaTTGCCGAGATGTTTCAACACtgtgactggagtccacctgtgtcaACTCAAATTAAtcggacatgatttggaaaggcacacaacTCTCTCCAGAAGCCCtgacagctgacaatgcatatcagagaaaGACCCTAGCCATggggtcaaaggaactgcctgcagagctcagagacaggattacTGCAAAGTACAGAAGGCTACAAAAGATcagttgcactgaaggttcccaagagcacagtagcCTCCATGaatctcaaatggaagaagtcgAGCAAaatcaggactcttccaagagccggtcgcccggccaaactgagcgATCAAGTGAAGATGCCTTTGTAAGAGacgtcactctgactgagctccagagatcctgtgtggtgATGGGACATAGTTCCAGAAGGATAACCCTCCCTGCCCTCCCGTGGTTGTCCCATCATCACAAATgatctctgaagctcagtcaAAGTGATCATAGggctcttggtcacctctcttactaaggcctttCTACTCTGATTGTTACATTTGGCTGGGTGACCCGTTCTTGGAAGAGCCCTGGTTATGCCAGACTTCTTCTTTTTGAGAATAATGtaagtgtgatatttcagttttttatttctaacaaatttgaaaaaaaaaaaaaatctctttaactTCATCATGATGGGGTACGGAGTGTAGATCAATGAGATTGTTTTTACTCTACTATCAGGCTGGAAcataacagaataaaaaaaaagcgAATGGGGTCTGAGATCTTTCTGAATGTACTGTCTGTATATGTTCTTGGATCgtgttaaaatataaaagttgaattttttacTAACCTAAAGAAAGCTAGAAAGACAATAAACCACATTTTAAGTAATATTatcataaaacacattaaaatattattttcccttacatttttgtgtttttcaaatgacacaaaaacatttttatgtgtatttatgtgtaatGTCTTAGAATATTTACACCCTTGCTTGAAAAGAAAGCAAGTGTTGTAGCTTTCAGTCTGTAGGAATTACCTTCTTTTGTTGTTCTTACATTGTAAAAATTACAACATTCAATAATAAAATTTAGAAATCAACAAATTTATGTTGCTAATAAATTGCTAGTGCACTTACCTTGACTATCAAGAGCCAGCACAAGAATCAGGACTACCAGACAGAAGTGGGCATGCATGATGAGATTGGAGTTTAATGAAGTTCTTGCACATCAATGACACTTTCAGTCTTTGAATGCATCTTTGTAGCTGACAGAAGGAGGTGTGTTTCTTTCTTGCTGATAAAATCAATGTATTTAACCACATTCATGAGGGGGAGGTCTCTGTCAATTTCAAACTTGAAGTGATTCTCTGTACGACTTACCAAATGCTACGTGGCAATATCTGGGTAATAATTAgaatatggtaaaaatgatgTATTGTTATTAACATCCCTTCAGTATGTACTTTCAGGACATGGTACCTTGCTTTTACATTGCACCctccttttattttgtttttactaagTATGTGTTGTGATTTTGAGAGTGTTCATTGGGTTTATTACCTCCCCTTGGTTCAATGTATTGCCTTGTTGAAAGAGTTCATATCTGAACCACCATTCAAAGACAGATTTTTACATTAAAGTGAAACAATTTACCCTCATTCTGACCGAATTGTGTTGTTGCtgcccatttttaaacacagtaCCTGAATATGAATGTGCAgatatcatctgcaaagaacctgttGTAAAGACTTTGTCTTggaacaaaaatattaaaaaaaaaaagacaaagaaggaaaaactaGTCTGAGTTGGTTGTAATATTGTAATGATTCTCTAAAGACTCTGAAAACAGAGGTTCACCATCTCAATGGAAACAGATTCACACACGATTCTGTTTAACAATCCATTCGTAAGGATTTAGGCTCGCAGTTTGCTGCATCTGTGTGGGGCACATCCCTGAGGTGCTTGTGAAATCCAAGGGGGATCTGTTGTGGAGAAAATTGACATCCAATCTTAACGTCTTAACACTTcaccctttttttaaacaattcatTTCAATTTGTtcaatttctaaaattctaaattcaaattcattcaGTTAATTAAAATAGatcaacacagttcactgtgccatccacaaatgcaagttaaagctttaTCATGAAAGGTGGAGGCCTATGtaaacaggatccagaaatgctgcctgTCTCTATTGTTGCATTTGTAGCACCAagacctttcttttttttttaatctccatcAGAATTTCTCTACACATGCAACAGACTCATCCATGAGGTTCTCCAAGCTAGAAAGCTGTAGAAATAGATGTGATTTTGTCCTAGATTTATGACttgcttgatttttttgggAGTGTCCAGAATTACATAAAGTTCAGCCTGTAGTTAATGAACATAGTTCCAGCActgtagtaaaaatattgctcagtAATATAAGGAAactatggttcaaaaatacataaaatgcatagatattagtaaaatcaatatttttgctTGGCTGGCTGGCAAAGGGCGGtcctgtgtaattttctttgtgggggcccaaaatcctgAGCTACACCCCCtgagaaaagaaatgaaattcAAGAAGGCATTTCAAAACAACTCAAGATAACTTTGATATCACTCTCCCACTTTTGCTCCAACTTTTGCCGCTATTATTTTGGGACGGACCCCGCACCATTATTATGTGTTCATACAGAGCAAGAGATCAGCATCACCAGCAGTGGGACGGATTtcaggcaaaaagaaaaaggcatttGCAGATGCAGAGACTGTAAAGGCATATGTGAGAATATATACAACAgtttgtttgattgattgaacttttaaaagaaaaacacatttacatgacCTTGACGAGGTCCAGAGCTTTCTAAATCAGAAAGCTTCAGCCGGatgtttttcagctgaaatgtttcatttgtGTCTCAAGGAGGCAGTTCTGCCTTTCTTTAATTTAACTCATTCTCAAAGAGTCCAGAGATGACGACTGAACACAGAGTGAGCATCAGTTTATTTTTGAAAGGTAGTAAatattaaacagattttttttctcattgtatCCAGTAAGAAACAGATAAGCACAAATTCATTTATTAAACTGTTCTCATGTGGAATATTGTTGGATACACAAAACAGTTGGCTTATTGGTTTGAACcacattaatcacattaattagTTCAtacagcaaaaaagaaaaaaaaaccatgaaattaacatgTCACTTCTGACAGTTTATGCAAAGCAGCTCATTTAAACTCAATTTGATGACCAAACTTTGAAAGCAGGCTCATTTAAGTCATTAAAAGCTATTTTTTCCATATGCAAGCGAGTTTAGCATcaactgaaaaaataactgTGAATCAAAATAGCATGATTTACACAGAAGCTTTCCGAGCACGTTTTACAGTTGCATCGATCCAGCTTTTATAGTCGGGTATCTTGGTGTAAGTACAAAAAAGCGGTTTGTCCGGCTTTTTGTCTCCAAAGGACACCACCCCATATGCTTTCCCATCACACACCAGTGGACCTCCAGAGTCtccctgaaaacacaaacacagttttCATTGATTAAGAGTAATGTGAGAACTTTGTTGATTCATGTTCTGTAACAAACTGTACGTACCGGCCGTGGTCCAGTGTCTCCACTGGAGCAGTACACCTTCAAAATTTTACACTCATCCTCACTCATCCTTTCACAAATCATCTTCTTACACACATCCTTTTCAATCATTGTGAGATTGGCCTCCATGAGGATGGGAGAACTATCGCTGCTATTAGAGTCGTTTTGTCCCCACCCTGCGACCGAGCAAGACTGTGGCAGATGGCTGTCATCTCCACCCGCTAGGGGAATGGGTTTCGCTGTTTCGCTG
This window harbors:
- the LOC121512396 gene encoding granzyme B(G,H)-like yields the protein MHAHFCLVVLILVLALDSQVYAGRIIGGRKAAPHSRPYMVLVQTWDSKMTCGGFLLNEDFVMTAAHCQDRSYTVLLGLHNFHEQNGVQKVSVEQAFPHKDYNPTEYTHDVMLLKLSSEVKYSEMVKPIPLAGGDDGHLPQSCSVAGWGRNEPNSEHNSPILMEVNVTLIEKEVCKKRMVYCSKVQPGPREGDSGGPLVCEGKAYGVVSAGVREGENGPLLFCTYTKIPDYKSWIDATVKRARKASV